The DNA region CTTGACGAATTTCGACGCCCCGTCCAGCGAGCCGAAGAAGCTGATCTCGCGTTGCTCGCGGGTGCGGCGGCGCTTGGCCTCTTCGTGGTCGATGGCGCCGGAATTCAGGTCGCCGTCGATCGCCAGCTGCTTGCCCGGCAGCGAATCCAGTGCGAACCTGGCCGAGACCTCGGCCATCCGCCCCGACCCCTTGGTGATGACCATGAAGTTCACCACCGAGATCACCGCAAAGACCGTCAACCCGACCAGAAGCGAGCCGCCGGCGACGAATTCGGCAAAGCCCTGGATCACATGGCCCGCGGCCGAGGGGCCGTTGTGGCCATGGGTCAGGATCAGTCGGGTCGAGGAGATATTCAGCGACAGCCGAATCAGCAGCGACATCAGCAACAGGACCGGAAAGGCCTGAAAATCCGTGGGCTTGTCCACCAGCGATGCCATGACCAGAATCAGGGTTGCCGTCGCGATGGAAAGCGCGATCCCCATGTCGAGCAATCCCGCCGGCAGCGGGATCACCATGGACAGCACGATCAGCACCAGCACGCCGGTGATCACCAGCGGCCGTGTGGCCAGCGCCATGCCCTGGCCGGTCTCGGCAATGCTCATTGCGCAGTTTCCCCGTTCTTTGCCGGCGCCAGCAGGCGATCCGCGCTCCAGCCCGGACCCAGCATCATGCCCGAGCGCCGAAGAAAGACCAGGACCTCGACCCGGTCCGCAGGCGGCAGCCGCATCAGCCTCTCGTCGATGTCGCGCGGCAGATCCTCGCCGTTCAGCAGCCATTCGGTGGCGTCGCGGATCAGGGCATCCCGAGCCGCCAGCGGTTCGGCCGCAAGCGCGGCGGACAACAGCAAGGCGGCGATCACGACGCCCTCTTCAACTCGCGCAAGGCGCTTTCGAGGTCGCCGAACGAGGGGCGGACATGTTCCGGCGCGGCCTGGCGACCGACCTCGACGCAAAGGTTCGTGGCATGCTGGTGCAGCCCCGCGACCAGCACCGACTTGATCACATCGTAGAAGGCCTGGTCCTGCTTCATCACCGCCGACAGCCTTTGCGCGAAAGGTGCCACCAGGGCATAGGCCAGGAACACGCCCAGAAAGGTGCCCACCAGGGCGCCGCCGATCATCTTGCCCAGAACTTCGGGAGGCTGGTCGATGGCGCTCATGGTCTTGATGACACCCAGCACGGCGGCAACGATTCCCAACGCCGGCAGCGCATCGGCCATGTTCTGCAACGCATGCGGCGCGTGCATCGCCTCTTCGTTCATCAGTCCGATGCGCTGGGACAGCATCTCCTCGACCTGGTAGGGGTCGTCGTAGTTCAGGCTGGCCGAGCGCAGTGTGTCCGCGATCAGCGTCACCGCGTTCTCATCGGCCAGGATGCGCGGATAGGCCTGGAACACGGGCGAGCTTTCCGGGTTCTCGATGTGCTCCTCCAGTTCGACCGGGCTGGAGCGCGCGATCCGCAGCAACTGGAACAGCAGGCAAAGCACGTCCTGCAGATCGGATTCGTGCCAGCGCGGCCCCTTCAGCGACCGCCCCATCCCAGAGAGCGACTGCTTGATCACCGCCGTCTCGTTCGACAGCAGGAACGAGCCGACGGCGGCGCCGCCGATCATCATCATTTCGAAGGGCAGCGAATGCAGGATCACGCCCAGCTTGCCACCCGCCATAATATATCCGCCGAAGACCATCGCGAAGGTCACGACAATGCCGATCATGCCGAACATGAGTTACACCTATTTCCTGGCTCTGATTGCGCCCATGTACGATGTCAGCAACGCCGCCTGGCCGGGCTCGACCGACGCCATGATCCGGGCGCCAGTCTCGGGCTGGACGCGGGCCAGGATCTGGGCGGCGAAGTCGGGCGGCAGATTCGACAGCACCATCGCCGCCTGCTCGGGCTTCATCTGGTCATAGACCGCAATCAGGCGAGCGATGTCGTCGCTTTGCGCCTGGGCGTAACCGCGATCATCGTTGCCGATCTGCTGCTTGAGCTTGCGCAGCTCGACCAGCTTTTCGGTCAGTTGCTTTTCTGCCAGGGCGATCTCGTCCTTGCGGCGCTGCATGTCCTGCATGTAGCGGTCGATACGCAGGCCCCGTTCGCGCAGCGTCTCGGCCAAGGCCACGGCCTCTGGGACATCGGTGCAGCCGGCCATCAGTTCGGAGGGCTCTGCCGTCGCCCGAAGCCGCGAAAAGCCGTCCATCACCATGACCGCCTGCCCGGCTGCCGCAAGGATCATGACCCCTCCCAGGAAAGACAGCACCGGCCTACGCATCGCAATCCATCCCTTCGCGCCGCCGCCGGCGCTGCAGCCGCGCGGGCCGGGTCGGGCCGGCCTCGGCGAACTTCTGCTGCAGCATCCAGAACGCGCGCTCTTCCTTGGCACGCTCAATCTCGTCCGAGAGGGCTTCGGTGGCGCTGGTGGCCTCGGCCTTGGCCAGCAGGATGGCCTTCTCGAGCCGGCCGAT from Paracoccus aminovorans includes:
- the motA gene encoding flagellar motor stator protein MotA; its protein translation is MFGMIGIVVTFAMVFGGYIMAGGKLGVILHSLPFEMMMIGGAAVGSFLLSNETAVIKQSLSGMGRSLKGPRWHESDLQDVLCLLFQLLRIARSSPVELEEHIENPESSPVFQAYPRILADENAVTLIADTLRSASLNYDDPYQVEEMLSQRIGLMNEEAMHAPHALQNMADALPALGIVAAVLGVIKTMSAIDQPPEVLGKMIGGALVGTFLGVFLAYALVAPFAQRLSAVMKQDQAFYDVIKSVLVAGLHQHATNLCVEVGRQAAPEHVRPSFGDLESALRELKRAS
- a CDS encoding MotE family protein, with the translated sequence MVMDGFSRLRATAEPSELMAGCTDVPEAVALAETLRERGLRIDRYMQDMQRRKDEIALAEKQLTEKLVELRKLKQQIGNDDRGYAQAQSDDIARLIAVYDQMKPEQAAMVLSNLPPDFAAQILARVQPETGARIMASVEPGQAALLTSYMGAIRARK